A single Musa acuminata AAA Group cultivar baxijiao chromosome BXJ2-1, Cavendish_Baxijiao_AAA, whole genome shotgun sequence DNA region contains:
- the LOC135598259 gene encoding cell division cycle 20.2, cofactor of APC complex-like: MSSSRSRRVEYDRFIPFRSAMDMDYARFALTGPSRPQRDGSRESPSSVAYQKLLDECILKNRSRILAFKTAPEASASKLPEFDEPIRPQKKQQRRIPKEPERVLVIHGLLDDNVLNLLDWGSNNVLAIGLEDAVYLWDAANESTKLLQPVEDRGPITCIRWSPDCAVLAVAFGNSDLSLIDLATGHVVDGMEDENQAPVSSLAWRSNSILTVGRFDGTVVDYDFRKDDLFICFYNGHRRGVCSLKWSVLSGRYLASGGQDKLVHIWDACMPVSRDHPRQRQWLHRISSHTSIVKAVDWCPTRSNLLASGGGCNDHCVKFWNTVNGACLNSIDAGSEVCALLWDKNKSELLTSHGSPNNQLTLWNYPSMTRVAEVSGHSSRVHSLAGSPLGGVVASAAADETVKFWNIFETPKITKPELPFAQFNVIIR; encoded by the coding sequence atgtcttcttcgcgttcTAGGCGTGTGGAGTACGACCGCTTCATCCCGTTCCGGTCGGCGATGGACATGGACTACGCACGCTTTGCCCTAACCGGGCCTTCGAGACCGCAGCGTGATGGTTCGAGGGAATCCCCATCGAGCGTGGCGTACCAAAAGCTTCTTGACGAGTGCATTTTGAAGAACAGGTCTCGTATCCTCGCTTTCAAGACTGCACCTGAAGCGTCGGCCAGCAAGCTGCCCGAGTTTGACGAGCCCATTCGGCCGCAGAAGAAGCAGCAGAGGCGAATCCCTAAAGAACCAGAGAGGGTTTTGGTAATTCACGGCTtgttggatgataatgttttgaatctcctcgactggggaagcaataatgtgttggcGATTGGCCTTGAGGACGCAGTGTATCTCTGGGACGCTGCAAACGAGTCGACTAAGCTTCTACAACCCGTAGAAGACAGAGGACCTATCACTTGCATCCGCTGGTCGCCAGACTGTGCAGTTCTTGCTGTCGCATTTGGCAATTCAGATTTATCCCTGATTGATCTAGCAACAGGACATGTCGTGGATGGGATGGAAGATGAGAACCAGGCCCCTGTGTCGTCACTTGCGTGGAGAAGTAATTCAATCTTGACAGTCGGAAGATTTGATGGCACTGTTGTTGATTATGACTTTAGAAAGGATGACCTGTTCATCTGTTTCTATAATGGGCATCGGCGTGGagtttgtagtcttaaatggtccGTGTTGTCAGGGCGGTATTTGGCGAGTGGAGGGCAGGACAAACTAGTGCACATATGGGATGCCTGCATGCCTGTCTCACGTGACCATCCACGTCAACGTCAATGGCTTCACAGGATCAGCAGCCACACTTCCATTGTGAAGGCCGTTGACTGGTGCCCAACTCGGAGCAACCtgctggcttctggtggaggTTGCAATGATCATTGCGTTAAGTTTTGGAACACCGTTAACGGTGCTTGCTTGAACTCGATTGATGCTGGCTCTGAAGTTTGTGCATTGCTATGGGACAAAAACAAATCTGAATTACTGACCTCCCATGGTTCGCCGAACAATCAACTCACCTTGTGGAATTACCCATCCATGACGAGAGTGGCTGAGGTTTCCGGTCATTCATCCCGGGTTCATTCCTTGGCTGGGAGTCCACTGGGAGGTGTAGTAGCTTCTGCCGCAGCAGATGAGACAGTCAAGTTTTGGAATATCTTTGAGACTCCCAAAATAACAAAACCTGAACTGCCTTTTGCCCAATTTAATGTCATCATAAGATGA